CCAGATTATCTCCCAGTCTCTGTTTGCTGTTTTCAATCAGATTGGTATGGGGAATCGGAAGCCCCAGAGGATGACGGAAAAGTGCTGTTACGGCAAACCAGTCAGCCAAAGCTCCTACCATGGCAGCTTCAGAAAAGGCCCGTACATAGCCGATCCAATGGGAACTGTTTGATTTCTGTAAAATGGTCGTAACGATGAAAATAACGGCCATCAGGACAAATAATCCTGTAGCAAACGCTTTATATTTTCTGAGCTGTTTTCTTTTTGCTTCGTCATTCATATTCTCAAATTTACTAAATTTGGTCATGGAACTATTTACTATTAAACCACAAAAGTCACAAAAGTTTTATTGTAAACATATCAGACCACTTAAGCCAGTTTACACTATGTAGTTTTATAAGTTCATATAACTAAAATGGACTTTAATATGGTTAATATATTACTTCTTACACTTAAGTTTTTTATAAGGCTTTTGTAGTGAAGAAATAAATAATTAAAATTTACGATGAAATTTTTATTTTCAGTCATCATATTAACCCTTGTGCACTCATGCACGCAGAAATATCAACCTATTAAAATCTCCCCTATGGAAAATACAGAAGCAAAAAACAATCCATACTATTCCAGAACAGACACTGCCCAACTCAATATTTCCAATGAAGAATGGAAAAAAATCCTTGCTCCGGATCTGTACGCCATTGCCAGAGAAGCTGCAACAGAAAGAGCTTTTACCGGAAAATACAATGAATTTGATGAGGTAGGGGATTATTATTGTGCCGTTTGCGGAAATCATCTGTTCCGCTCTACTTCCAAATTTGCAAGCAGCTGTGGCTGGCCGAGTTTCTTTGAGGCAGATAAGGAAGGTGTTTATTATAAAAGAGATACAACTTATGGAATGGAAAGGGTTGAGGTACTTTGCAAAAGATGTGATTCTCATTTAGGACATGTCTTTGATGACGGTCCCAAGCCTACAGGACTGAGGTATTGTATGAATTCTATCAGTCTGGAATTTGTTGCAGATACTCAGAAATAAAATAAAACCACCTATGACAGGTGGTTTTTAAGTTTTTAAGAGGATAATAATCCTGCTGCTTTAAGTTTATCTTCCAGATCTTTTAATCTTAGCCATACATCTTGTGCCGTTGCCGATGATGAAGGTTCAGGAGCTGTAAGTGCATCAGCCTGTGTTCCTATGGACTTCCAGCCTGCTGAGCTTCCACTGTCTGTTTTCACCCATAGCATTTTATTGCCCCCATCATTATTGATATAAATACTTCCCGGATTAGCTGCTACGGTTGGACTTCCATTGCCATAAAAAAGACCTCTGTCTTCTTTACTTCCGTCAGAGGTTGCCCATCTGAATCCTTTTTCTGCATATAGAGAACTGCCATAGAATCCTTTTCCTTCTCCGGTTACAAAGAATACTTCATTATTAGAAACATCTAGCCCACTATAAAGTGTAAATGCGGAAGAGGCCTGGTTTCGTAAGGTCAATACAGGATTTGCGGAATTTGTAGTTAATAAGTTTCCACTGTTCGTTTCATAAGAATTTTCATCTCCAAGGTCTTCTATCGAACCTTTATAAAGTCCAAAACCTTTTGAAATGACCTGACATCTTTTAGAGTGTTCATCAAATTTGATCGTGTAGAGCGGGTTGTTTGGGTTTTCCATTCGTGGTGCCACAATAGTATTGCTTTCTCCGGTTATCTGTGCTGCTACAGCATTGTCAGGATCATTGTCTTCGAAAGACGGATAAAGGAATCTGTTATTATTATAAGGATGGAGATTGATTTGTTTATCATCCATAAGTATATGGAATGTTTTAACCTTCGGGAAACTGGTACTATGGTTGAATGTTCCACCATAGAAAGTATTTTCATTGATATAGCCTTGGACATCATTTTTCTCGAATTTCAGATTGATTTCATTGTCGTGAAAATAGTTGAGAAAGAAGGTGTTATATGAAATCCCACCACCTCGGCCATTATCAGAATATAATAATGTCCCTATTTTAAAGCCGGTCACCCTCTTAATTTCAATGGTCGAAGCGATCACATTCATAATTACTATCCCTGTTGAGTCTGAGTCATTATAATTTTTTTTTGAACAATTAAGACCCTGGATATTTAATCCTGCCAATGAATCCTTTGTAGGTTGAGTAATAGCAGGGCCATGAGTTCCTATAACAATAGCATTTCCGGTAAAGGAGTCTTTTACATTTAAGTTACCCTCAATTTTTATTGTTGTATTGGGAGCAACATCTATATTAACGGTTTCGGCGATATCATAATCACCATTGGGAATATATAGAGACCTGTAATTGTATTTTTTTGCAAGCTTTATTCCCTTAATGATAGCAGCTGAAGTATAGCCTCTGTCATCAGTACCATTATTAAGACCAAATCTTCTTACATTAATAGGATGCCCTCCCATATAGTCTTCAAGGACATAGGTATTTCCGGAATGTTCAAGGTAGATAACTCCATCGTCAGTGTTAATGGTCGAAGGAATTGAAGAACCATTATGAAGAAACGTAGTAGTTGGATAATAGTTTAACGTTTCATTGGTAGCGGGGTTTACAAGTTGTATTGACATATTAATTTTATTTTTTGTTATTCTTAAATATTGAAGTTTTTTAAGTATTGATATTAAATTATTCACAGAATCAGGAAGTTAAAGTTTCTTAAATAGCGTTAAACTTTTTTCGTTTTTACCTGGTGCGTAATGATGTTTTTATAATTTTGCCCCACTAATTTGGATTTATATATTATTGAATGAAAGGATTTTATAGCGTAATAGGCCTTGTTTACATGGTTACGACCTCATTCTACATTTCTCCAAGAGTGGCGGTAAAGAATGAAAATTTCAAGACGGCAAAGACTGAAAGAGTAACTGTAGCTGACGACACGAAATCTGAGAAGAATACAACTGCTGTTTCTTCATCAGAAGCATTATACCAATCAATTGCATTTGACCCGGGTCATGAACTGAACTATGAAGTATTCTCAAAAGCATTGACAGGTTACGAAAACTTAAAGAAAGCAGGATTGCTTACCCAGGATTCGCATTTATTGACTATCTGCGATTTTTCTATGTCTTCCAATACCAAAAGACTTTGGGTTATTGACCTTGAAGACAAAAAAGTCCTGTTCAACTCATTGGTTGCCCATGGTAAAAATACCGGCGAAGAATTTGCAACGAATTTTTCTAACAGGGAAAGTTCGTTACAGAGCAGCTTAGGATTTTATATCACGGATGCAACGTATCAGGGGGACAACGGATATTCTTTAAAACTGTTGGGCATGGACAAGGGATTCAATGATGCAGCTTACAGAAGAGCGATTGTAATGCACGGAGCCAATTATGTAAGTGATGAATTTGCTGCTATGCACAAAAGGATTGGACGAAGCTGGGGATGCCCCGCAGTACCGAGAGAGCTGACACAGCCGATCATCAATACCATAAAGGGAAGAAATCTGCTGTTTATTTACTATCCTGATCAGAATTACCTTTCCTCTTCGGAGTGGTTGAAAGCGCAAGTATAAGATAAGGCAGTCAGTTTTGGCTGCTTTTTTTATGTATGGCTAAATCTGAACAATATTCTGTGGTCTTTAAATTTAAGGTATAGATCATTTTTTCTGTTTAAATAATTATTTTGTAAATCCTGCAGGAAATTTTACTGAAACAAAAGTATTGACGGACAGCGACAAAACAAGTCGTATTATAATTAATTTTTAAAGATCTTTAGAATCAGAAAATTATGACTTGCACAGCACTTATTTTTTATCCACAGAGTAAATAAAAAAATCCCTGTATAGCAGTCATACAGGGATTTACAATTATTTTAATCTGAAAAACTATCTGAATTTCTTGAAAACCAAAGTCGCATTATGACCTCCGAATCCAAAGGCATTACTCAATGCAAAATTGATTTCCTTCTCTTTTGCTTCCCCGAAAACAATATTGATATCTTTAGGAATACTTTCATCAATACTGTGAAGGTTGATCGTAGGAGGAATAATGCTGTTTTGAATGGCCTTGATAGAAAGGATCGCTTCAACGGCTCCTGCTGCACCCAATAAATGCCCGGTCATAGATTTTGTGGCACTGATGTCAAGATTTTTACTTCCCTTAAATGCATTATTGATGGCTTTCAGCTCTATAAGATCTCCAAGTGGAGTAGAAGTAGCATGCGGGTTGATATAATCGATATCTTCCATATTGGCTCCCGCTTCCTTCACTGCCAGTTGCATTGCTTTGATGGCTCCTGCACCTTCAGGATGAGGGGCGGTCATGTGATAAGCATCTGCAGTCATGGCAGCACCAGCTAATTCTGCATAGATTTTTGCTCCCCTTGCCACAGCATGTTCATATTCTTCAAGAACCAAAGCCCCTGCACCTTCACCCATTACAAAACCGTCTCTTTCGGCATCATAAGGACGACTGGCAGTGGCAAAGTCATCATTTCTGGTAGACATGGCCTTCATAATAGAGAAACCTCCTATGGAAGCCGGAGTGATAGCCGCTTCAGAACCACCACTGATGATTACTTTCGCCTTTCCGAGACGGATATAGTTGAAGGCATCCATCAATGCTGTATTTCCGGTTGCACAGGCTGAGACAGTAGTATAGTTGATTCCCTGAAGCCCATATTTCATAGAAATCATTCCGGAAGCCATATTGGCGATGAACTTGGGAACAAAGAACGGATTAAAACGTGGGGTACCATCACCCTGGGCGAAATCCATCACCTCCTTTTCAAAAGTCCACATTCCGCCTTGTCCTGTTCCCCAGATCACTCCGGTATCAAACGGATCCATATTCTCCAGTTCCAGTCCGGAATCCTGAATCGCTTCTGCGGATGCGTACATGGCATATTGTGTAAACAGATCACTTCTTTTAATCTCATTATGATTCAGATATACTTTGGGATCAAAATTTTTGACCTCACAAGCGAAGTGTACCTTAAATTTTTCTGTGTCGAAATGGGTGATTAATCCTGCACCACTGGTGCCCTTAATGCTGTTTTGCCAAAAATCTTCAACATTATTTCCCAAAGGTGTCACAGCACCTAATCCTGTAATGACAACTCTTTTCATATTGTAGTTACTAATTTTAAATCGATTAGACTTTCATGAGATAAACCCGGTTTACCCATGTTTCATTTTGCTCATTTCTTTAAGCATCTGAATTTTCGTCTGCAATATTATCAATTTTCTTTCGCTGCAGACGAATAATAAAGCATATTATTTAATGCATAATAAAAAGATTTTATCTTTTCAAGCCATTTTTAGGGTAAATATTACTTTTCTAAAATCATGGTTATCCCTTGTCCGCGGGCAGCACAAATGGATATAAAACCTTTTCCGTGCCCTTTTTCATGCAGGAGTTTTGCAAGGGTCGCGATAATTCTTCCGCCGGTTGCCGCAAAGGGATGGGCAGCAGCCAGACTTCCACCTTTCACATTCAGCTTATCTCTGTCAATACTTCCTAATGCTTTCTCCAGTCCGAATTTTTTCGCAAGATCATCATTTTCCCAGATTTTAATGGTAGCCAGGACCTGAGCTGCAAAAGCTTCATGAATTTCATAATAATCAAAATCTTCCAGATTCATCCCTGCTTTCTTCAGCATTCTTTCTGCTGCAAAAACCGGGGCGAGAAGTAAGTTTTGTTTGTTTTCTACATATTCTATCCCTGCCAGTTCCGAAAACGTGATATAAGCCAGTATAGGAAGATCATTGGCTTTTGCCCATTCTTCACTCGCCAGCAGAACTGCTGAAGCTCCATCGGTAAAAGGAGTGGAGTTTCCTGCAGTTAAAGTTCCGTTCTGCTTATCAAAAGCAGGTTTCAGCTGGGATAATTTTTCTAAACTGGTATCTCTTCGCAGGTTATTGTCTTTATCAAGACCGAAAGCAGGAGTAATCATATCATTAAAAAAACCTTCATCATAAGCTTTGGCCATATTCTGATGGCTCCTGAATGCCAGTGCATCCTGTTCTTCTCTTGGGATATTGTAATATTTTGCAGTGATTTCAGTATGTTCACCCATTACCAATCCTGTTTTCGGTTCCTGCCCTTTGTAAGGGATAGGCATCCAGTCTTTTAATTTCGGACTGAATAACTGCTTCAGTTTTCCAAAAGCAGATTTTTCTTTATTGGCTTTTAACAAGGCTTTTCTGAGTCTGGGAGAAGATTCAAAAGGAATATTGCTCATCGCTTCAACACCGCAGGCGATACCGCTTTCGATCTGTCCAAGCGCAATCTTATTTCCGATATAAATGGCTGCTTCAATACCTGTATCACAAGCCTGCTGCAGGTCACATGCCGGAGTAGCCGGATCAAGTGAAGTATTCATGACGGTTTCCCTGATGAGGTTGCTTTCGGAGATATGTTTAATCACTGCGCCTCCGGCAACTTCTCCAAGCCGCTTTCCTGTCAGATGGTAACGGTCAATAAGTCCGTTGAGTGCTGACAGCAGAAGCGCCTGGTTTCCCTGGTCTGTGTAAGCAGTATTCATTCTGGCAAAGGGGATTCTGTTATATCCTACAATAGCCACTCTTTTTGTTTCCATATCGTGTAATTTATGATGGATGGATGTTTAATTCATGATCAATCATATAAGAGATCCTGTCTAAAGCATGGTTCAGAAAACTTTGATCACCCATGGTTTTTGAAAGCAGTATTCCGCCTTCAATCAGCATAATAAATGTTGAGGCATATTGGGCGGCGTCAATTTTTTCACTGATCTCTTTATTTTTCTGTCCCTGCCGGATCACTGATGAAACTTTGTCTATCCATAGCTGAAAAGAATTTTTAACCTGTTTTTTAAGGGCAGGAAAAGAATCATCTGCTTCTGTTGCTGCGTTCATGAGAGGGCAGCCTCCGTTTGAAAAAACAACCGGCCAGTTTTTTCTGTAAAAATCAACAAAAGCATGAAGTTTATCCGGAGAACTGGAAAACTCATCCCCGAAAGAACGGCTGAGGGTTTTGCTCAGTAATCCTGCATTGTATTTATAAACTTCTATGGCGACTTCATCTTTGTTTTCAAAATTTCCGTAAATGCTCCCTTTGGTAAGTCCGGTTGCTTGTGTGATGTCTGAAAGCGATGTAGAAATATACCCCTTTGTATTAAATAGAGTAGCTGTTTTCTCAATGATGTGCTGTTTTGTTTTTTCTGCTTTTGACATTGAACGTGTTTATAATAATGCAAATATACAAAAATATACCACTCGGTATATTTTATTGGAAAATTAAATCTGAGTAAGATTTTAAACTCAGATTTAATGATCTTTTACCTTTATCCTACTGCTCTAAAGTAGCATTTAAAGTGATTTCAAAGTTGAAAGCAGCACTTACAGGGCATCCTTCCTCTGCTATTTTAGCATATTTCTGGAATTCTTCATTTGAAATTCCCGGCACTTTAGCGGTTAAGGTCAGTTCAGATTTCGTGATTTTTCCAATGTTGGGATCAAGAGTGATAACAGAAGTTGTTTTCAGCTCTTCGGGATTGTATCCTGCCTGTGAAAGTTCTGCATCCAGTTTCATGGTGAAACATCCTGCGTGTGCAGCTGCCAGCAGCTCTTCAGGATTGGTTCCCACACCATCCGCAAAACGGCTGTTGAAAGAATATTGAGTCTGGTTTAAAGTTGTACTCTGAGTAGTTAGATGTCCTTTACCTTCTTTAATGGTACCGTTCCAAACGGCTGTTGCGTTACGTCTCATAATGTTTGTTTTTTTTGTTTTTAATATTGTTTGATTTTGATGTTACAAAGATAGATCAGTCAGGAAGCAGATTCAATAGATAAAAAGACTTAAATATTGTACTTTTTTCCCGACGAGTAATTTTTCTTAAAGTTTGCAGGAGTGCTTCCGGTTTTTCCTGTGAAAAGCCGGTTAAAATAAGCAGGATCTTCATAGCCCAGATCATAGGCAATTTCCTTTACAGGTTTATCAGTGTAGAACAGCAGTCTTTTGGCTTCCAGTAAAATTCTGTTGATGATGAATTGGTTCGGGGAATCCAGATTAAGGTTTTTAAATTTATGCGTTAACGTTTTCGGAGCCAGATGAAGCAGGGCTGCATAATCTGCTACATTGTGTTTTTCCCTGAAATGAATTTCCAGATGCCGGCTGAAATCTCTGAATATATCAAGCTCACTGCCGGGAATTTTTATTATATCGTTATCCAGGTTCTCTTTTTTCCATTTTCTGGTTGCCCGGATGATGATCTGCTTTACATATGTTCTGATCATTTCTTCCGCAGAAGAATCATTCCACTCAAGCTCATCCTGAATGTTCTGAAATAGGTTTTTCATCAGTAATACTTCGGAATCATCAAGTTCTACAAATGGAATTTCAAATACATTGTGAAAGAGTAATCCGTCACAGGCCACCTCTTTATCATGAATCTGGATACAGTAAAAATCACGGTTATAATGAAGAAGTATAGATTCTTCTTTTCCGTTTTTTATATGCAGATGCTGGCCGGTAAGGAAAAACAGGGAAGGTTTTTTGACGTGATAATGATTGAAATCTACCGTAAGATCATATCCTGAAGGAATAAAAAATACTTTAATATCTGTTTTAAACTGATTGCTGTTGAAATCCTCCAGATTCTCTTCTGAAAAAAACTTCAGCCCAAGTCTTTTATACTGATCTTCAAAAATAAGGGATTGCGGCATATTTTAACTTTAGCTTAAAGATACAAAAAAGACCTCAGGAATCTGTATTTGTTCTGGTTTGCATATGAAATCAGAATAAAAAAACTAAAATATGTTTTTACATTGATATTATTTTATCAATTTTACAAATATTTGTACTGCCAACTCAATTATTAACCCTTTTTTCAAAACTGCCTGCATGAGCGAATTAGAAAATATTCTCAGAGAAATAACTCCACTATCTCCTGAAGACAGTTTTCTGGTATTTGACAGAATCAAAGCCTCATTTGACTTTCCTTACCATTATCATCCTGAAATTGAAATAAATTTTATCTACAAAGGCAAAGGGTACCGCAGAATGATCGGGGATCATACCGGTGAGATAGGGAATATAGAACTGGTACTGGTAGGACCGAACTTACCTCACTGCTGGGCCAACTACCGATGCAAAAACAGGAAGACCCACGAGATTACAGTTCAGTTTAACCAGGATTTCTTTAACCAGTCTCTGATGGAAAAAAATATCCTGAAACCCATCAATAATCTCATGAAAGATTCCATCCGGGGAATTCTTTTCTCTACGGAAACGGCTGAAAAACTGAAAGATTCATTTCTCAATTTATCTAAAATGAACAGTTTTGAATCTTTTATCGAAATTATGAAGATTTTGAATGAACTGGCCACGGCAGAAGACAAAACTCTTCTGTCATCCTACAGCATAGAGCTTGAAACCTTTGCTGATAATGATAAAATGAAACGGATTCATGATTTTGTCCATAAGAATTTTGAAAACAAAATCACCCTGGATAAGGTGGCTTCGCTGGTCAATATGAGCAATGTGACCTTCAACCGGTTTATTAAAAAAAGAACCGGAAAAACATTTATCAATTATCTGAATGAGATCAGGATCAGCTATGCAGCCCGCTGGCTGATGGAAAAAAATCTTACTGTTTTTGAAATTGCCTTTGAAGCAGGTTTTAACAATATTGCGAATTTTAATAAGGTCTTTAAGTCGATCAAAAAAACAACACCTACTGAATTCAGAGAACAGTTTAAGGGGGTGAAAAAGATAGAATAACAGAGCCCGGAATTTATTCTCCAAACTTTTTTATTGATCATTATTCTAAAATAAATCCACTTTTATTGATTGTTGGGTTGATGGTGTATTTTATTGATATGTAGTGTGTTATTTACTTTTATTTTTAGCCGCTGAAAAAATAATATCGTTTTATGATAAAATAGTATTATATCAGACTGGCAACAAAATTTAGATTTGTCAATGTGAATTAAATCTTAACAAAACTTTAAATAATTTAATACATAAACAGCAAAATATTGCTGAAAAAACAATAATCTCTGTGTATTGAAAATATGAAGTAATGTGATTGATTCTCAATTAAATCTAACGAATCTAAACCTTATGAGAAAAGCAGTTATACCCGTTCTGTTCGTTTTTTCACTTTCTGCCACCGCACAGGAAAAAAAATCGGCTGACACTACGAAGACAACCAACATTCAGGAGGTCGTAGTCACCTCTTTGGGGATCAAAAGGCAGGCACGCTCCCTGACGTATTCCAGCCAGCAGATTGGCGGCGATGAGCTTACAGAAGTGAAAACTCCCAATCTATTAAATTCGATCAATGGAAAAGTTTCCAATGTGCAGGTAAACAGAACCAATGGGGTAGGAAGCTCCGTAAGGGTGATTATGAGAGGAGATAAGTCTGTAAACACTACACAACCGCTGTATGTAATTGATGGAATTCCTATTATCAATGGAACAGGAAAATCAGCAGATATCGGGCAGTATTCCAATATGCCTGATCCCGGAGATGTATTGAGCTCCATCAACCCTGATGATATTGAAAGCATCAACTTCCTGAAAGGAGCTTCTGCTTCAGCATTGTATGGATCTGCCGGAGGAAACGGTGCTATTCTGATTACTACGAGAAAAGGACGTGCGGGGAAAAGTGCAATCACTTACAGCAGCAGCCTTACAGTGGAAAGAGCGTACAGTCTTCCCAAGCTTCAGCAAAGTTATTTGTCCTATGATCCAGCTGTTGCGGGCCAGCAGCCGGGCCAGTCAACGGAAAGCTGGGGTGCAAAAGGAGCATCTAAGGATTATCTTAAAGATTTTCTGCAGACAGGAACAACCTGGGTCAACAGCCTTTCATTCCAGTCCGGAAACGAAAGATCAACGAATTACTTTTCTATTGGAAATACCACCAATAAAGGAGTGGTTCCTATAAGCTATTTTGATCAGTATAATATATCTTTCAGAAATTCAAGTAAGTTTCTGGATGATAAGCTGACGTTGGATGCCAATTTTATCGGTTCATTACAGGAAAGCAAGAACAGACAGACACCGGGAGCTTCTTTTTCTCCTTTAACAAGTTTGTATTGGTTGCCAAGAGGGGTTGATTTTGATCAATATGGACCTGATAATTATTCCTATTTAAACAAAGAAAGATTTTTGCCTGCTCAAAACTGGTGGGAAGTTAACCCGGATGGAAGTTTCAAAGGAAACCCGGTAACCCAGAACCCTTACTGGATTCTAAACAGAAATCCTGTTACAGTAGCCAATAAAAATGCATATGGAGCCGTTGCGCTTTCCTATCAGATCAATCCGTGGTTATCTGCAAGAGTAAGAGGAAATTATAGCTGGAATATTTCAGATAGCCAGCGTGATATTGCTGCTTTTTCAGCACCGAGTTTATTGGCTGTGAATGAAGGTATTAATGGACGGATTCTAAAAAATACCTATGAGAACTCTTCTACCTATGGTGATGTGTTGCTTATCGGTAGCCCTAAAATAAATGAGACCATCTCCTTGGATTTTACAGTAGGGGCAAGTACTAACACGACAAGAAACAAAATAACACAGATAGATAATGCTTATTTGGTAATCCCTAACCTTTTCACTTTAAACAACCTTACATGGGGGTTGAAAAGGGCACCAGGGGATGGATATCATAATATCTATACCAACATGAAAAAACAGGTACAGTCTGTTTTTGCGAGTGCTTCCATAGGGTACAAAAATATGTTTTACGTAGATATGACCTTCAGAAACGACTGGGATTCCAGTTTGGCTTTAACCGGAAGAACTGGATTTGATTACGAATCTGTGGGGGCTAATGCTGTATTGTCTTCTGTCTTCAAACTTCCGGAAGTCATTAACTTCTGGAAAGTAAGAGGATCTTATGCAACGGTCGGATTGGGGTTGCCTACCAATATCTCCAATGCAATGATTGAATACAATAAGGGATATACCTATGGAGTAGATGCAGGAACACTTGTATTTCCAAGAAGTTCTTTTATTACAGATCCTAAGTATAAAGAATTATTTCCAAAACCTGAATTCAATAAAACGTTTGAGGCGGGTACCGAGCTGAGGATGTTGGATAATAGATTAAGTTTTGATATTACTTACTACAATTCCAATACAAGTAACCAGTTGCTGGAGACAAAGATAGATTCCTATTTTGGAGGATTGAAGCCGGGGTGGTACTATATTAATGCAGGAAAAATCCGTAATACAGGTTTTGAATCTTCATTATCTTATAAAGTTTTCAATTCAGAAAAATTCGGCTGGACCACTACCGTGAATGCCTCAGCCAACAAAAATAAAATTGTTGAATTATTTCCTTCAAGTCTGCCTGTTCCGGAAGAAACATTTTTCTCACTGGCCGGAGGGGGAGAATATACCAAGCTGAAGCTGGGAGGCTCTTTCGGAGATCTTTATGGAATTAAATTTAAGAGAGATGACCAGGGACGTATTCTGGTAAATGATAAAGGAGTTCCATTGGCAGAAAGCACCCCTACTTATCTGGGAAATCCGAACCCTAAGTTTATCATGGGATTCAATAACTCCTTTAATATTGGTAAGCTGGGAATTTCTTTCCTTATTGATGGTAAATTTGGAGGGAAAGTTCTTTCTCTTACAGAAAAAGCCAATGATTTGTATGGGGTAAGCCAGGCTACTGCCGATGCAAGAGATGCCGGAGGAGTATCTGTTCCGAACGCAGTATATGCCCCGGGAACTCCCAATGCCGGACAGGCTTACACCGGTCTGACGAATGCAAAAGATTATTATAAAACGGTAGGAACTACAGAAGGATACGGAAAAGGAATTGATGAAGCTTATCTGTATAGTGCTACAACAGTACGTTTACGCCAAGCTTCTATTTCATATACATTTGATATCAATTCAAAATATATGAAGAATGCAACGGTAAGTTTAGTGGGAACCAATTTATTCTTCTTCTACAAAAAAGCACCGTTTGATCCCGAGCAGGTATCAGGAAATACACCTGGTGGAGT
This portion of the Chryseobacterium arthrosphaerae genome encodes:
- the msrB gene encoding peptide-methionine (R)-S-oxide reductase MsrB yields the protein MKFLFSVIILTLVHSCTQKYQPIKISPMENTEAKNNPYYSRTDTAQLNISNEEWKKILAPDLYAIAREAATERAFTGKYNEFDEVGDYYCAVCGNHLFRSTSKFASSCGWPSFFEADKEGVYYKRDTTYGMERVEVLCKRCDSHLGHVFDDGPKPTGLRYCMNSISLEFVADTQK
- a CDS encoding helix-turn-helix domain-containing protein, whose amino-acid sequence is MPQSLIFEDQYKRLGLKFFSEENLEDFNSNQFKTDIKVFFIPSGYDLTVDFNHYHVKKPSLFFLTGQHLHIKNGKEESILLHYNRDFYCIQIHDKEVACDGLLFHNVFEIPFVELDDSEVLLMKNLFQNIQDELEWNDSSAEEMIRTYVKQIIIRATRKWKKENLDNDIIKIPGSELDIFRDFSRHLEIHFREKHNVADYAALLHLAPKTLTHKFKNLNLDSPNQFIINRILLEAKRLLFYTDKPVKEIAYDLGYEDPAYFNRLFTGKTGSTPANFKKNYSSGKKYNI
- a CDS encoding murein L,D-transpeptidase catalytic domain family protein, with the protein product MKGFYSVIGLVYMVTTSFYISPRVAVKNENFKTAKTERVTVADDTKSEKNTTAVSSSEALYQSIAFDPGHELNYEVFSKALTGYENLKKAGLLTQDSHLLTICDFSMSSNTKRLWVIDLEDKKVLFNSLVAHGKNTGEEFATNFSNRESSLQSSLGFYITDATYQGDNGYSLKLLGMDKGFNDAAYRRAIVMHGANYVSDEFAAMHKRIGRSWGCPAVPRELTQPIINTIKGRNLLFIYYPDQNYLSSSEWLKAQV
- a CDS encoding OsmC family protein produces the protein MRRNATAVWNGTIKEGKGHLTTQSTTLNQTQYSFNSRFADGVGTNPEELLAAAHAGCFTMKLDAELSQAGYNPEELKTTSVITLDPNIGKITKSELTLTAKVPGISNEEFQKYAKIAEEGCPVSAAFNFEITLNATLEQ
- the fabF gene encoding beta-ketoacyl-ACP synthase II; protein product: MKRVVITGLGAVTPLGNNVEDFWQNSIKGTSGAGLITHFDTEKFKVHFACEVKNFDPKVYLNHNEIKRSDLFTQYAMYASAEAIQDSGLELENMDPFDTGVIWGTGQGGMWTFEKEVMDFAQGDGTPRFNPFFVPKFIANMASGMISMKYGLQGINYTTVSACATGNTALMDAFNYIRLGKAKVIISGGSEAAITPASIGGFSIMKAMSTRNDDFATASRPYDAERDGFVMGEGAGALVLEEYEHAVARGAKIYAELAGAAMTADAYHMTAPHPEGAGAIKAMQLAVKEAGANMEDIDYINPHATSTPLGDLIELKAINNAFKGSKNLDISATKSMTGHLLGAAGAVEAILSIKAIQNSIIPPTINLHSIDESIPKDINIVFGEAKEKEINFALSNAFGFGGHNATLVFKKFR
- a CDS encoding TetR/AcrR family transcriptional regulator, translated to MSKAEKTKQHIIEKTATLFNTKGYISTSLSDITQATGLTKGSIYGNFENKDEVAIEVYKYNAGLLSKTLSRSFGDEFSSSPDKLHAFVDFYRKNWPVVFSNGGCPLMNAATEADDSFPALKKQVKNSFQLWIDKVSSVIRQGQKNKEISEKIDAAQYASTFIMLIEGGILLSKTMGDQSFLNHALDRISYMIDHELNIHPS
- a CDS encoding AraC family transcriptional regulator; this translates as MSELENILREITPLSPEDSFLVFDRIKASFDFPYHYHPEIEINFIYKGKGYRRMIGDHTGEIGNIELVLVGPNLPHCWANYRCKNRKTHEITVQFNQDFFNQSLMEKNILKPINNLMKDSIRGILFSTETAEKLKDSFLNLSKMNSFESFIEIMKILNELATAEDKTLLSSYSIELETFADNDKMKRIHDFVHKNFENKITLDKVASLVNMSNVTFNRFIKKRTGKTFINYLNEIRISYAARWLMEKNLTVFEIAFEAGFNNIANFNKVFKSIKKTTPTEFREQFKGVKKIE
- a CDS encoding acetyl-CoA C-acetyltransferase — its product is METKRVAIVGYNRIPFARMNTAYTDQGNQALLLSALNGLIDRYHLTGKRLGEVAGGAVIKHISESNLIRETVMNTSLDPATPACDLQQACDTGIEAAIYIGNKIALGQIESGIACGVEAMSNIPFESSPRLRKALLKANKEKSAFGKLKQLFSPKLKDWMPIPYKGQEPKTGLVMGEHTEITAKYYNIPREEQDALAFRSHQNMAKAYDEGFFNDMITPAFGLDKDNNLRRDTSLEKLSQLKPAFDKQNGTLTAGNSTPFTDGASAVLLASEEWAKANDLPILAYITFSELAGIEYVENKQNLLLAPVFAAERMLKKAGMNLEDFDYYEIHEAFAAQVLATIKIWENDDLAKKFGLEKALGSIDRDKLNVKGGSLAAAHPFAATGGRIIATLAKLLHEKGHGKGFISICAARGQGITMILEK